A stretch of the Lolium perenne isolate Kyuss_39 chromosome 3, Kyuss_2.0, whole genome shotgun sequence genome encodes the following:
- the LOC127344773 gene encoding uncharacterized protein, producing MAMRALVLPPSQSSSFGLHQSMPCFKPSSASPRSVKAYAKADEEEEKVPKQSLFGNITEALDFSQVRSEKDAELLYEARDSIKEEGRMTREQYAALRRKIGGTYKDFFKSFVDVDGEYVEEGWVDKTCKVCKKDTMGEPRQVDKLGRYMHVACAENSKSTNFFAKLFGR from the exons ATGGCCATGAGGGCTCTCGTGCTGCCCCCCTCGCAGAGCTCCTCGTTTGGGCTTCACCAGAGCATGCCATGCTTCAAGCCAAGCAGTGCCAGTCCCAGATCAGTGAAGGCCTACGCAAAagcagacgaggaggaggagaaggtgcccAAGCAGTCCTTGTTCGGGAACATCACCGAGGCGCTGGACTTCTCGCAGGTCCGCTCTGAGAAGGATGCAGAGCTGCTGTATGAAGCCAGGGATTCCATCAAAGAGGAAGGAAGGATGACAAGGGAACAG TATGCAGCCCTTAGGAGGAAAATTGGTGGCACCTACAAGGATTTCTTCAAGTCATTTGTTGATG TTGATGGGGAATATGTGGAGGAAGGTTGGGTGGACAAGACCTGCAAAGTTTGCAAGAAAGACACAATGGGGGAGCCAAGGCAGGTTGACAAACTAGGAAGATATATGCATGTGGCATGCGCGGAGAACTCTAAATCCACAAACTTCTTTGCCAAACTCTTCGGCAGATGA
- the LOC127340118 gene encoding RING-H2 finger protein ATL66-like, with translation MAEFAGLSVLWIILAVLALIAVVAAIVWAVRCAIARRGAESSHAKEGLLNKEALCAICKGLLAGGEKCRRLRVCGHVYHAECVDPWLRRKTICPLCRAKVEVSRTDIVDAMV, from the coding sequence ATGGCCGAGTTCGCCGGCCTCTCCGTCCTTTGGATAATTCTCGCCGTGCTCGCGCTCATCGCGGTCGTAGCTGCGATCGTCTGGGCGGTGCGCTGCGCCATCGCTCGGCGCGGCGCCGAGTCAAGCCATGCGAAGGAGGGACTGCTGAACAAGGAGGCGCTCTGCGCGATATGCAAGGGGCTGCTCGCCGGCGGGGAGAAGTGCCGGCGACTGCGCGTGTGCGGCCACGTCTACCACGCCGAGTGCGTCGACCCGTGGCTCAGGAGGAAGACGATCTGCCCGCTGTGCCGGGCCAAAGTCGAGGTGTCGCGCACGGACATCGTCGACGCGATGGTGTGA
- the LOC127344772 gene encoding protein GRAVITROPIC IN THE LIGHT 1-like, protein MEAAARKARRTPSGLLCRISDICKVHSVGVAPTVREKKPKAEADSTATGGESSEDGAHLKVHPRQVSSDSSECLSETSSARCEEAVVDKLLDAISGLKVAYVNLQQALMPYDPGEIMIADERFASVLEETAELKDLYVNVKEWSNPRYPYHLNSRIQEHQNLVMELQADICKKDSQIGWLRPELDELERKNMELEEKIAGSALCREGSFTVRRGVSTEMFMDLYERSAKCIHDFAKFVIGWAKVSGWNLGQSTFPIDSHVVYERKTDKKYAVEAYFACVMLMGDREDYISLDSFDCIMSFRDPFDALMSDPDSNFGRYCRAKYIVAVPQSMEDSFFGNLDHRAFVESGGHPRTQFYQRFVKMARYAWGLLAVARSLNPRAEMFYVNSGVQFRKEHMESTPAKMTTEEEKFSVGFTVMPGFKVGCTVIRCRVYLSKGNAMDF, encoded by the coding sequence ATGGAGGCGGCGGCGAGGAAGGCGAGGAGGACGCCGTCCGGCCTGCTGTGCCGCATCTCCGACATCTGCAAGGTGCACTCCGTCGGGGTCGCGCCGACAGTCCGCGAGAAGAAGCCCAAGGCCGAGGCCGACagcaccgccaccggcggcgagaGCAGCGAAGACGGCGCGCACCTGAAAGTGCACCCGCGGCAGGTGTCGTCCGACAGCAGCGAGTGCCTCTCTGAAACCTCCTCTGCCCGCTGCGAAGAGGCGGTTGTCGATAAGCTCCTCGACGCGATTTCCGGCCTCAAGGTGGCCTATGTCAATCTTCAGCAGGCTCTTATGCCGTATGATCCTGGGGAGATTATGATCGCCGACGAGCGTTTCGCGTCGGTGCTTGAAGAGACTGCCGAGCTGAAGGATCTGTATGTTAATGTGAAGGAATGGAGCAATCCAAGGTACCCGTATCATCTGAACTCTAGAATCCAGGAGCATCAGAATTTGGTCATGGAGTTGCAGGCTGACATCTGCAAGAAGGACTCTCAGATCGGTTGGCTTCGGCCGGAGTTGGACGAACTGGAAAGGAAGAACATGGAACTGGAGGAGAAGATTGCTGGGAGTGCATTGTGCAGAGAAGGATCCTTCACGGTCAGAAGAGGGGTATCAACTGAAATGTTCATGGATCTTTATGAGCGTTCAGCGAAGTGTATCCATGATTTTGCTAAATTCGTCATTGGCTGGGCAAAGGTTTCTGGATGGAACCTCGGACAATCCACATTTCCAATCGATAGTCATGTTGTATATGAGAGAAAGACTGACAAGAAGTATGCTGTTGAGGCCTATTTCGCTTGCGTGATGCTAATGGGGGACAGAGAGGATTATATTTCCCTGGATTCATTTGACTGTATTATGAGTTTCAGAGATCCATTTGATGCTCTCATGAGTGATCCAGATTCTAATTTCGGGAGATACTGTAGAGCGAAGTATATAGTGGCTGTGCCCCAGAGTATGGAGGATTCATTCTTTGGAAATTTGGATCACAGAGCATTTGTCGAGAGTGGTGGTCATCCAAGGACACAATTTTACCAGAGATTTGTGAAAATGGCAAGATACGCATGGGGATTACTCGCAGTTGCTCGCTCGCTGAATCCTAGAGCTGAAATGTTTTATGTCAATAGTGGTGTTCAGTTTCGAAAGGAACATATGGAGAGTACGCCAGCCAAGATGACCACGGAGGAGGAGAAGTTCAGTGTTGGGTTTACAGTCATGCCGGGATTTAAGGTGGGATGCACTGTCATCAGGTGCAGGGTTTACTTGTCTAAGGGTAACGCAATGGACTTCTGA